The segment TGTCTAATCGAttttaacacactttatttactgCTTAGGTGGCCTCCATGTTCATTTACTCAAGGTTGGGCATTTCTGAAAGAAAGACAACATTAAAAATTGGACTTTTGTGAGAATGTGGTTAGATTTAAACCTAAGAGTTCACTTTTTAATAGTACATTGTATAGGTTTCTTCACACATCCTTCAGTCATATTCGTATGAACTTAGCACTGCCTAGTATCACATCCTCCCCCCACGGGATCTAGTGACTACTGATTACAaattatcagaatcagaaacatttattgccaagtatgttggacatacaaggaatttgtcttgATGGGTGgataacattggacaataagacaaataaacacagtgcaagaaataTGAATTTGTTCAATTTACAATAGAATATGGCCAACTCTTTTAGAATAGTACTTACGTTCATTGTCACGGTCTGCTGAATCATGCTGCAAAAGAAAGCAGAAACTAGAGTTACCACCTCGCCGTAATCCTCCGCAAACtagtcatgttgcagtttacatccatgtctgtccaaaatgcaatcacttcatcattttatggCAAAAACACATTAGTGGCGTCACAAcaaccttgacctttgaccaccaacaTTTAATCAGTTCAACCTTGCATGCAGTGGACTTTTGTGCCgcatttgaaataaaacattccTTCCAGCAGTGGCTGAGATATCGTGTGAACCTGAAAACATAAAGCCTCCGGCAACAGCTGTTGCCAGTGGAAGGATAAGATCATACCTCTTCTCCGGCACCATCTAAATCAGACACATCATCCCTTCCAATTGTGTTCATCATCTGGggaaatgcacaggtaacaaaTATCAATGTATCAGCACTTCAGTATTTGGATACATTTGGATACCTTACCATTGTGAATGTTCAATATGCTTACCTCTGAGAATTTGTCAAAACTTGACAAGTCCTCATCCGAGTCATCCTCCCAGTCCTTCCAATTATTGAAGTCCAAACTTAGCCAGTTACACTGAGAGAAGATAGATCATTTTTTAAGAAATGCAATATTTAACAGTTTGTTACAGCTGTTTTCTCATGTTGATATTAACCTAGCTGTTCAGTTGGGAGGCATGTCATCACCATTCTTGGAACTAATAATGTTCATGCTTTTAATCCTATGTACCAGGACTAGGCAGTCAGATGCAagttgtattaatatatattataaataaatcagCTTAAATTGTCAATATCTGGATTGCAcaagtttttttaatgttttataaagAATGAAAATTACCTTTGTCTTGTCTTTAGTAAGTCGCGGCCATGATTTCCCAGCCTCTGCTTTTCGTATACATAACAATACAGACCGGTCAGTGCGTCTGTGTTTTGAGCCCTAAGTGGAACAAAGAGAGTTTGATGAAAGCTTTAAAGGAATAAAACATGAAGTAAAAATGTGGTAGAACTGCAATTATGTCTACAGATGACAAATATACTTTGGGGTTAATCTCCCCGAAAAGGTCCACTGTATTCTGTTGTTTGATATGATCTGTTCCACTGACACAGCTGtaaggtaaaaagaaaagatgcagtGATATATCCTTCACACCTGCCAACAATTTGTGTTGTAATCATACTGTTCATACACTAAACAACAGAGGTGATCCCAAAGTGCATCTTAACGCTCACATTTTCTTTGAGATGAATCTGGGAAGGATAAGAAATTTTCAGGAACATTACCATTTTACGTAATATTAATGCAACTTACCCAAAAACAAATTTAGACCTGTCGAAATTTACTTTCACATGTTTACTGTCCTCCACGCAGAACTCTACAAAAACAGAGTCTCGTCTGTCATACCACTTGGCTGTTGCAGGCTGCCTAATGACAGAGAGTAGAAAGAGGTAATAAGGACATTAATACAATCCAACGTCTCCTATGCTTCATTCTAATCTGACATACTAAGTAACCAAGAGTGAAGAGCATCCCGTTTATTAATATAAGTTGGGCATGCCATTTTCACAGCAGTGGGGGGGAGGGCTTATCTGGTGGCCCACGTGTGTGGGTGCAGTATATGTAAGATCACGTTGTAacatgggctgcacggtggtgtagtggctagcactgtcgcctcacagcaagagggctgcgggttcgattcccggtcggagcggtccttctgtgtggagtttgcatgttctccccgtggcagcgtgggttctctccgggctctcccacagtccaaagacatgctgcaggttaattgatctctaaattgcccataggtgtgaatgtgagagtgaatggttgtatgtccctacatgtgccctcgatggactggcggcctgtccagggtgtcccctgccttcgccctatgtcagctgggataggctccagcacccccgcgaccctaatgaggataagtggtattgaaaatggatggatggatggacgttGAAAAGTGTACACTCATTCATCCAGCAGGAGAACCTCTCTAGTGTTCTTCACATCTTTACCCCACAGCAAAAGGCCTGGCGTTTCCTGTTTCTTCGAAAAGGCCCTTAAATTAAAAAGGTGAACCTGCTAATATTACATAACACATAGTAATATTGTCCGTGTAACAGAGCAAATATTAGATGAGCATGCTGAAAGGGAAAGTACACTGTATAGTTATGTAACGTTACACCAGTGAGGAGAACAATATGTAACTGGATGATGGCAACATGTGTTATGTATCTCGCTGACACAAGTGTACATTGGCGTCAGCTTATATTAGTTTAAGTGAAATCTTCCGAGCTGATGATGACCGACATTGACGGTACCCTTGTGTCGCTTGACATTAGCCTGTTAgctcacaataaaagcccgtaACGTCTACTCTTAATTAGTTAACGTTAAGTAGTAACTATAGCCGTCAAAAAAGTTGTGGagtaaaaaaagtacaataattgCCACAGGACGTATAAAGTGTTAGTAAGGTAGGTGAAGGGACATAATTCAAGACACGTTTCTCATTCAATAGTCTTTGCTAATTATTCCTACGTTTTGTTTCACCCTGTTCCGTTCCATCTTTAAAAATGCTGTTGGGCAGTTTCCAGTGCTGTTGAACAACATAATTATGTCAACAAGCGCTTGAGCAACGTTTACTCTTCGAAGATGTAGCTGGCCACGATTGGCTGGTTTGACGCTTGTAGTGTGAACATGATTTCTCTAAAGCCCGTAACGTCTATGCAAAGGAGGTAAACTAGTGTCATCTTGTGGGACATCGTGGTGCACCTGTAGACTAGACTGAGGGGAACACAGTTGACGGGTGACTGAACAATGTGCTACGTCTTCCACTCCTGACAGCCGTGTAAGTATGAACCGCTGCGGCTAACTAGCACGTTGAGCTAAGTTAGCTTATGCTGCCGGTTAACACACTACGAAGACTTTGAAGACTTTGTCCGGTCAGAGCTGAAGACAGCTCTGACCGGACACGACTAACTTCATAGCAAACCCAAGACTTACATCTCCACTGTTTCTGCTACTAAATTCCCTCGTCGTTCCCCGATATAGATACGTGTTATAAAGCTGTGCTGCCcggcaaacaaaaagaaaaagagaagtgaCACCTAAATAGTGACCTCTCGTTCAGCATAGACCCGTTGGTGTCTGACCAAACATCGCGTGATTTTAATTCTCGTGACGTGATTTCACCCGCCTGTACCGGGTGTGTGCACGGGCGTACGCCACAGGCCGAAGACGTCAGAGACAATTCTAGAAAGAAAGTGAGCTGCCTGTCATCCAGAGCGGCACAAAAGCGCCACCAACAGTCTCGGCCCTTCAGAGACAGTGGGGAAACTCACACCATCTGATGATTAAGAAGGTGACTACCTGATAGTTGTACGAATACAGTcatacatgtatttaattatgTCTATACGTGTTTAATAGCAGGCTTCCTTGAGTCTTTTAATCTGATCTGTGTTGTGTTGGTGCAAATCAGAGCCACACTGCGGAGCattgaaatgtataaaaaagTATTATGAGAAAAATGCACTCATCAACGTGCTACTCAATGCAGATAAATGGCCATTATACCCgactattatatattattggatCATTACACGGTCAAGGGGGAACTCATTGTATCTATTTAGTATTGAGTGGTATAGCAATGCATCATATGTCTTGCCTGTACAATCTTAATATGTTAACGTTAAGTAGTAACTATAGCTGTCAAAAAGGTTGTGGAGTAGAACAAGTACAATACTTGCCCCTGGAAGTATAACGTGTTAgtaaggcaggtgaagggacaTAATTCAAGAAACGTTTCTCATCCAATAGTCTTTGCTAATTAGTGCCTATGTTTTGTTTCACCCTGTTCCGTTCCATCTTTAAAAAATGCTGTTGGGCAGTTTCCAGTGCTGTTGAACAACATAATTATGTCAACAAGCGCTTGAGCAACGTTTACTCTTCGAAGATGTAGCTGGCCACGATTGGCCGGTTTGACGCTTGTAGTGTGAACATcatgaagagaaaataaatgagggGACAGGTTCAGAGTTGCTGCAGGTCACCAATCCCCCTCAAAAAGATTCTGCTGACTTAGCAAATAGTGCGTACATTGACAGTATCATGGACACAGCAGTGGGCAATTCAGCCTTTGGAGACAATGAAAAGAACATAAGACTTTGGCTTATAGTTAATTTCTCAACAGAGATTGCACATGCATTGGTGGAAGCCAATTCATCTCCTTTCACAGCTCGCTTCCCATCCGGCTTATCAACAGATGCCGCTTTCTCACTCTTAGCCATGAAGCTAAAACTTAGCGATATTAGTTTAGGTCCCCCGTAGGAGTGGAGGTTGTCAGATGCACCTGCTGTCATGGTGTTTGACTTCAAGAAAGACATGGACACTGACGGATGACTTTAAAACGATCAGGCTCACTTTGGGAGCTTCTTCAAACAGTTGGACATGGACGAGAGAGAAGATTGTCTGAGATGCATGTGTCACCAATATGAGGCTTGGCAGCTGTCGATGGAGCCAGTGAACAATAGCAAGAAGGCAGGAGAATAGAGAGCAGCTAGAATAACAATGTTGGGGAGTTTCTACACAACCAATAATGTCAGAGAGGATAGGATGAAAATATCAGAAataatagatagatactttattcatccccaggagGATTTATTTTGTAGCAGCAACacacaaggttacaatatatacaatacaatacaataaaatagcagagcaagacattttaaatttaagaaaattaaataataaagaaaatgaaaaaaatgcaaagtacatccagtgtatataagtgagtataaagtgaaagcggtgcgagggttattgatgttgattcaatttgaggagtATCTGTCCAGGTGTGATTTAATATAAAGTCTTatagcagttggcaggaatgatctcctgtgtctgtccttgtgactgtccctgcagtaggtggtggagagggtg is part of the Cyclopterus lumpus isolate fCycLum1 chromosome 7, fCycLum1.pri, whole genome shotgun sequence genome and harbors:
- the ptges3a gene encoding prostaglandin E synthase 3, producing the protein MQPATAKWYDRRDSVFVEFCVEDSKHVKVNFDRSKFVFGCVSGTDHIKQQNTVDLFGEINPKGSKHRRTDRSVLLCIRKAEAGKSWPRLTKDKTKCNWLSLDFNNWKDWEDDSDEDLSSFDKFSEMMNTIGRDDVSDLDGAGEEHDSADRDNEQMPNLE